The Flavobacteriales bacterium genomic interval TTTCCGGGACCACCGCAGCCACGTCAAAATACTCCAGAACACTTGCACTGGTGCTCAGTGAGTTGATCAACGAAGGAACCGTAACCAGGTTTTCCACGCCATTCAAATTCCCTAGCAGTACCGCGCGACCAACGTTGTAATAAAGGTATTGATCCTGTAGCGTGGGATTGCGTATTGCAGAAGAGAATGAGAAGCGTAGAATATTTTCCGGATCAAAACTGTACACGGCACTGGCAGCCGGTGAGATCAGGATAGGGAAGTTCACGTTCTTATCTACCCTCGCCGTAGCTGTTACTTTCAATTTCTCGCTTTTCAAAAGCTTACGTGCGGCGCCTACGTAAACTCCACCTTGTTCGTTGGTGATCCGTGTTGAACTGGTGTCGGAAAAGATGTTACCCTTGGAATAGGGTAGGTACTGCCTGAAACTGAATCCGCCGGTGATCGTGTATTTGTTCGCCTTCCAGTTGCGCTCACCCTGTAGTTGCCAAAGTGCAGAACGATCATAAAAACGTGTACCACCTTCACTGAACAAACGCGTTGTAATGTCCTTGAACGCAGCTTCGTATTCAGCTGTGCCCGGTTCTACACGATCAGAATAAATGTTCTCCGTACCTGCGGAAGTAGCACTGGTGTTGGCGTAAGCCCTTACTCCGTTGTGGAGGCCTGATACGAAGGTGTTGTTATCCAATAAGAATTGATCGATGGCGTTTGCGTCAATGATGAACGTTGCTGGCGGGCCAGGGTCAAATACAGGTGTGGGGAAGCCGGGTAATGCGGCTATCTGGGCTTGCGGTCCTCCACTAACTACCCAACGGTTCCTGTAGTCCTGGAACCAGCGTGCATCGTCCTTACTTTGGTCCTGTAACCGGAATGCAGTGAATACAGCATCATAGCTATCTCCCGCATCTTCATTGGTTACATAGGCACGTAAGAACCCTTTATCGCCTGCATTCAATTCAATACGATTCTGGTAGAATAGAATGTTCTGTAAACGGAAGCGGTTGTCGCCTTGGTAAACGGTAGTGCCCGTTCCAAAACTACTGGCTACAATGAATCGCAAGCTATCATTGAGTTTGTAGTGATATGCCAACGATGCTTTCATATTGCGCGTATCGTAATCAACAAGATCGGTTTCCTTATACCCATCTCTATGCACCGTGCCAAGGCCGTAGGTTGTTATTCCAGCGTTTGAAGATGCTTCATCACCGTAGCGGTTCACGGCATCATATCCGCCAGGGTTGTTCTCTCCTGCATCAGTGCCTTCTACTGGAGCATAGTTATTGGCTTGCCAATCATTGGCCTGCATGTAGTAAAAGTTGAACTTCAATGCAGAGCGTTCACGGCCTTTACCTCCTTTGAACACATGCGCGTAGCGCAATGCAACCTCTCCTAAATTGCGTTCGCCACCTTTCACGGTTGCCGATAGGCCACGGAAAACATAAGGGTCCTTGGTGGTCATGCTGATCACGCCGTTGAAGGCATTCGGACCGTAGTAAGCAGAGCTTGCGCCTACGATCAGGTCAACTTTCATTACATCCAATTCACTCGCTCCCAAGAAATTGCCCAACGAAAAATTCAACCCCGGACTTTGGTTGTCCACACCATCGATCAACTGCAAGCTTCGTACGGGACTTGTGCTATTGAACCCGCGTGTATTGATCACTTTGAAACCCATGCTTGCCGATGTCATATCAACACCCTTCAAAGATCCAAGACCTTCATAGAAGTCGCCAGTAGGGGCTTCTTTTATCGCGATCAGGTCCATGCTTTCCACGGTCAACGGCGCTTGTTTCTGTTTCTCGCTGATCCGACTTCCAATAACCTCCGCTTCGCCTAGAAGCACTTGATCCGCCCCTAATTTCACTTTGAGATCCTTGTCCAAGGTCGTGACTGAGATCTCTTGATCGGTATAGCCTACATAGCTCACCGTCAGCGTAAATGGTGGTAAGGATGGTACGGAGAGTTCAAACTTGCCATCGATATCCGTGATCGCACCACCCGTTGCACCTTTCAGCTTTACGCTTGCACCCGGTAGGGTCTCGTTCGTTTGGTTGTCGTAGACGGTA includes:
- a CDS encoding carboxypeptidase-like regulatory domain-containing protein, with protein sequence MQRLLNFLLRSLYTIGIPLCCSTAVCAQPFLLRGTVYDNQTNETLPGASVKLKGATGGAITDIDGKFELSVPSLPPFTLTVSYVGYTDQEISVTTLDKDLKVKLGADQVLLGEAEVIGSRISEKQKQAPLTVESMDLIAIKEAPTGDFYEGLGSLKGVDMTSASMGFKVINTRGFNSTSPVRSLQLIDGVDNQSPGLNFSLGNFLGASELDVMKVDLIVGASSAYYGPNAFNGVISMTTKDPYVFRGLSATVKGGERNLGEVALRYAHVFKGGKGRERSALKFNFYYMQANDWQANNYAPVEGTDAGENNPGGYDAVNRYGDEASSNAGITTYGLGTVHRDGYKETDLVDYDTRNMKASLAYHYKLNDSLRFIVASSFGTGTTVYQGDNRFRLQNILFYQNRIELNAGDKGFLRAYVTNEDAGDSYDAVFTAFRLQDQSKDDARWFQDYRNRWVVSGGPQAQIAALPGFPTPVFDPGPPATFIIDANAIDQFLLDNNTFVSGLHNGVRAYANTSATSAGTENIYSDRVEPGTAEYEAAFKDITTRLFSEGGTRFYDRSALWQLQGERNWKANKYTITGGFSFRQYLPYSKGNIFSDTSSTRITNEQGGVYVGAARKLLKSEKLKVTATARVDKNVNFPILISPAASAVYSFDPENILRFSFSSAIRNPTLQDQYLYYNVGRAVLLGNLNGVENLVTVPSLINSLSTSASVLEYFDVAAVVPEKVKTLEVGFRNTIGKNLFLDGSYYYSFYKDFLGFQLGADVDVIQSSNAVDLGSVQVYRVAANSTKLVTTQGFSIGANYFFWKFFAVNANYSWNKLNTVEDDPIIPAFNTPEHKYNLGLSARDISKVIVGIPVQNWGFSVNYRWIQGFLFEGSPQFTGSIPSYGLLDAQINKTIPSINCTFKLGASNLLDNNVYMVYGGPQVGRLAYFSVSYEPDLRRK